A single Kryptolebias marmoratus isolate JLee-2015 linkage group LG16, ASM164957v2, whole genome shotgun sequence DNA region contains:
- the bcan gene encoding brevican core protein: MNLAVPPSVLLFAFCLLFLPSPAALHHESDDSKLLQVTIPTKPVIVVLGGSLTLPCLVSLALPPPSPSTNGRHAVLSVPRVKWSVLAEDWEAEILVARGDRVRVSEAYKDRASLLSYAYSPADLTLHLQNLRQNDTGIYRCEVQQGLEDAHDVAQVKVKGVVFHYRDASSRYAFTFEQAREACEEIGAEIASPEQLLAAYHSGYEQCDAGWLSDQSVRYPIQMPREGCFGDMDGMPGVRNYGLLELDELYDVYCYVENIQGEVFYGSTPLRFTFWEAKAYCVSHGAELATTAQLYAAWSDGLNHCSPGWLADGSVRYPIVIPRERCGGSEPGVKTIYRYSNQTGFPDVHSRHNVYCFKSDNGLYTESPQDFLVTEPEDIGQDIVFLTTQQDASLSEIMSKETEKQHAQTSKPSEFVTPSSEHQENPSTKDSWEVVKKISYPDSFQPAPEENPHTDHEESQVLPTTSPKLDALTVEETTFLPADVTTSESMGPTEDHTYETGSPQLVYNSTSEADLHEGHHEESDLPVTQEEHTTDITSAHPSVTESAVLGKLGEDVTTVSVVEISPHTEDTEAHSTTPLPSFTNSTSENQSGDEESEEETTTPSDDSLNTSSTSEGLPASNSSFDHTHEHSGAESAIPVNPGDEEFNHTSDDLSEQSGHVDPAELPTAEVVQVTDDINSSTYESDLKSHLFTSLASPVSVTVSPFSVEIEASSEAVTFQHESNISSDAEPLEEFQDRIDQEELEESPAVFLSTAQNFTDENSEEGEGDFREEADDSSGETPHRKPELLLTNPTLSVDHTSDGIIDEAGTNAPPQSKIKITLVPRLTFTPSWKPEPSTQTLEESLSDREYSAELPVSEKSDKISKEQDFTTTASTIYEPGSEGSESDPTTDEPSATICKWHPEEEETSRTAFTTDSDVTIAAPTVHSEHAGKVDSEHTAMGPSLPAEKVSAASQGDACLENPCLNGGTCVDGESFRCFCLPGYGGHLCQTDAEECEPGWEKFQGFCYRHFSRRQSWEAAEQHCRMCGGHLLSVMTPEEQDYINDKYREYQWIGLNDRTIEGDFHWSDGNPLLYENWYKGQPDSYFLSGEDCAVMVWHDDGRWSDVPCNYHLSYTCKKGVSSCGEPPRVPHAQVYGKKRLRYETNSRVRYYCEDGFVQKLNPVIKCLPGGQWEEPLTTCMPTHKFEGDFVTSEPDQHEDATGAAAEKAAPLFWDIKWDS, from the exons CCTTGCTGTACCTCCATCTGTGCTGCTGTTTGCCTTCTGTCTCCTCTTCCTGCCCTCACCCGCTGCACTCCACCACGAATCAG ATGATTCAAAGCTTCTCCAGGTAACCATTCCCACGAAACCTGTAATTGTTGTGCTGGGAGGTTCTCTGACTTTGCCCTGCCTGGTGTCGCTGGCCCTCCCTCCACCGTCCCCCTCCACGAATGGCCGTCACGCTGTGCTGTCTGTGCCTCGGGTCAAATGGAGCGTCCTGGCTGAAGATTGGGAGGCAGAAATCCTGGTGGCTCGCGGCGACAGGGTGAGAGTCAGCGAGGCCTACAAAGACCGAGCGTCGCTGCTCAGTTATGCCTACTCCCCTGCAGACCTCACGCTGCATCTGCAGAACCTGAGACAGAATGACACCGGAATCTACCGCTGTGAGGTCCAGCAGGGCCTGGAGGACGCTCACGATGTGGCTcaggtcaaggtcaaag GAGTGGTGTTCCATTATCGTGATGCTTCCAGCCGATATGCTTTCACCTTTGAGCAGGCCAGAGAGGCCTGCGAGGAGATTGGGGCTGAAATTGCCTCCCCAGAGCAGCTGCTTGCAGCCTATCATAGTGGATACGAGCAGTGTGATGCAGGCTGGCTCTCAGACCAATCTGTCAG ATATCCCATTCAGATGCCAAGAGAGGGCTGTTTTGGAGACATGGACGGCATGCCAGGAGTGAGAAACTACGGACTGTTGGAACTTGATGAGCTCTATGATGTCTACTGCTACGTGGAGAACATTCAGG GTGAGGTGTTCTATGGCTCCACCCCCCTACGTTTCACCTTCTGGGAGGCCAAGGCGTACTGTGTGAGTCACGGCGCGGagctggccaccacagctcagCTCTATGCAGCCTGGAGCGACGGACTGAACCACTGCAGCCCGGGATGGCTGGCTGACGGGAGCGTGCGCTACCCCATCGTCATCCCTAGAGAGCGCTGTGGAGGCAGTGAACCTGGCGTTAAAACCATCTATCGATATAGCAACCAGACAGGCTTCCCTGATGTTCACTCTCGACACAATGTCTACTGCTTTAAAA GTGATAATGGCCTTTACACTGAATCTCCCCAAGATTTTCTTGTCACTGAGCCAGAGGACATTGGGCAAGACATTGTTTTCTTAACCACACAACAAGATGCCAGTCTGAGTGAGATAATGtcaaaagagacagaaaagcaACATGCCCAAACATCTAAACCCTCTGAGTTTGTAACTCCCTCATCTGAGCATCAGGAAAACCCCTCCACCAAAGATAGCTGGGAGGTGGTGAAGAAGATCAGCTACCCGGACTCCTTTCAGCCGGCAcctgaagaaaacccacacacagaCCATGAAGAGTCTCAGGTTCTTCCAACAACTTCTCCAAAGCTTGACGCTCTCACTGTTGAAGAAACCACTTTCCTCCCAGCAGACGTAACAACTTCTGAAAGTATGGGGCCCACCGAGGATCATACTTATGAAACTGGAAGCCCACAGTTGGTTTATAATTCCACATCTGAAGCTGATTTGCATGAAGGGCATCACGAGGAGAGTGACCTCCCTGTTACACAAGAAGAACACACAACCGATATCACCTCGGCTCATCCTTCTGTGACCGAATCAGCTGTTTTAGGAAAACTAGGGGAAGACGTCACCACTGTTTCTGTTGTGGAGATTTCCCCTCACACTGAGGACACTGAGGCTCACTCTACCACCCCGCTGCCATCTTTTACTAACAGCACATCTGAAAATCAGTCAGGAGACGAGGAGTCTGAAGAGGAGACAACAACTCCCTCTGATGATAGTTTGAACACCTCTTCCACCTCTGAGGGACTCCCTGCTTCTAACTCAA GTTTTGACCACACTCATGAGCACTCAGGTGCAGAGTCTGCTATCCCGGTGAATCCCGGTGACGAGGAGTTCAATCACACCTCAGATGATCTGTCAGAGCAGAGTGGTCACGTGGATCCTGCAGAACTCCCAACAGCAGAGGTCGTCCAAGTCACAGATGACATAAACTCCAGCACCTATgagtcagatttaaaaagtcATCTGTTTACATCGCTGGCCTCCCCTGTCTCTGTAACTGTGTCTCCATTTTCTGTGGAGATTGAAGCCAGCTCAGAGGCCGTAACATTCCAGCATGAAAGTAACATTTCATCTGATGCTGAACCTCTGGAAGAGTTTCAGGATAGAATTGACCAGGAGGAATTAGAAGAAAGCCCAGCAGTCTTCCTCAGCACAGCCCAGAACTTCACAGACGAAAATTCAGAGGAGGGGGAAGGAGATTTCAGAGAGGAGGCAGATGACTCTTCAGGGGAAACGCCCCACAGAAAACCTGAACTTCTTCTAACGAACCCGACTCTCTCTGTGGACCACACTTCTGATGGAATTATTGATGAGGCTGGGACTAACGCACCTCCACAGtcaaagataaaaatcacactGGTTCCTCGACTGACCTTCACACCGAGCTGGAAACCGGAGCCTTCGACCCAAACACTCGAGGAATCTCTCTCCGATCGGGAATACAGCGCCGAGCTTCCTGTCTCTGAGAAGTCTGACAAGATCTCCAAGGAGCAGGATTTTACCACAACAGCAAGCACAATCTACG AACCTGGATCGGAGGGCAGTGAGAGCGACCCCACCACAGATGAGCCCTCAGCTACCATCTGTAAATGGCACCCCGAGGAGGAGGAAACGTCCAGGACAGCATTCACCACCGACAGTGATGTGACCATCGCTGCTCCAACCGTTCACTCTGAGCATGCTGGGAAAGTTGACAGCGAGCATACAGCCATGGGGCCCTCCCTGCCTGCTGAAAAGGTTTCTGCTGCAAGCCAAGGAG ATGCTTGCCTGGAGAATCCTTGTTTAAATGGAGGCACTTGTGTTGATGGTGAATCATTCCGGTGCTTCTGTTTGCCTGGTTATGGAGGACACTTGTGTCAGACAG ATGCGGAGGAGTGTGAGCCTGGCTGGGAGAAGTTTCAGGGCTTTTGTTACCGTCACTTCAGCAGACGGCAGAGCTGGGAGGCAGCAGAGCAGCACTGTCGGATGTGTGGAGGACATTTACTCTCTGTCATGACTCCTGAGGAGCAGGACTACATCAATG ATAAATACAGAGAATATCAGTGGATTGGACTAAATGACAGAACCATTGAGGGAGACTTCCACTGGTCTGATGGAAACCCTCTG CTTTATGAAAACTGGTACAAAGGTCAGCCTGACAGCTACTTCCTGTCCGGCGAGGATTGTGCAGTGATGGTGTGGCACGACGACGGCCGATGGAGCGATGTGCCATGCAACTACCACCTGTCATACACCTGCAAGAAGGGCGTCT CCTCCTGTGGAGAGCCCCCTCGGGTTCCCCATGCGCAGGTGTACGGGAAGAAGCGGCTGCGTTACGAGACCAACAGCAGGGTGCGATACTACTGCGAGGACGGTTTTGTGCAGAAACTGAATCCTGTTATTAAATGTCTGCCTGGTGGCCAGTGGGAGGAGCCTCTGACTACCTGCATGCCAA